A single genomic interval of Amblyomma americanum isolate KBUSLIRL-KWMA chromosome 11, ASM5285725v1, whole genome shotgun sequence harbors:
- the Csp gene encoding cysteine string protein isoform X3, which yields MDYPGRKLSTSGDSLYEILGLPKTSSPDDIKRTYRRLALKYHPDKNPDNPEAADKFKDINRAHSILTDLTKRNIYDNYGSLGLYVAEQFGEENVNTYFVLTSGWCKALFVFCGLITGCYLCCCFCCCCNFCCGKCRPKPPEEAGDYANLHEEYSSEEGQSPVTTQPMASAKMDAPGSVPLAMPPPPGADNPSETTNLSTSQHNTYMTQPQEATAIPMPASSLQ from the exons ATGGACTACCCCGGCCGAAAGCTATC CACCTCCGGAGACTCCTTGTACGAAATTCTGGGTCTTCCGAAGACATCATCGCCGGACGATATCAAGAGGACGTACCGACGG TTAGCCCTCAAATATCACCCTGACAAGAATCCAGACAACCCAGAAGCAGCAGATAAA tttaAGGACATCAACCGGGCGCACTCGATCCTCACGGACCTGACCAAGCGCAACATCTATGACAACTATGGCTCCCTGGGTCTGTACGTGGCTGAGCAGTTTGGCGAGGAAAACGTCAACACCTACTTCGTGCTCACCAGTGGCTGGTGCAAG GCACTGTTTGTGTTCTGCGGGCTGATAACAGGCTGCTacctgtgctgctgcttctgctgctgctgcaacttcTGCTGCGGCAAGTGTCGGCCCAAGCCCCCGGAGGAGGCCGGTGACTACGCCAATTTGCAT GAGGAATACAGCAGTGAGGAAGGCCAGAGCCCTGTGACCACGCAGCCAATGGCAAGCGCCAAGATGGATGCCCCAGGGTCTGTGCCCCTGGCCATGCCTCCGCCACCGGGTGCGGACAACCCCAGCGAGACAACCAACCTGAGCACTAGCCAGCACAACACCTATATGACACAGCCGCAGGAAGCCACCGCCATTCCCATGCCTGCCAGCAGCCTGCAGTAG
- the Csp gene encoding cysteine string protein isoform X1, protein MDYPGRKLSTSGDSLYEILGLPKTSSPDDIKRTYRRLALKYHPDKNPDNPEAADKFKDINRAHSILTDLTKRNIYDNYGSLGLYVAEQFGEENVNTYFVLTSGWCKALFVFCGLITGCYLCCCFCCCCNFCCGKCRPKPPEEAGDYANLHEGQSEAVKPSSTPKEEYSSEEGQSPVTTQPMASAKMDAPGSVPLAMPPPPGADNPSETTNLSTSQHNTYMTQPQEATAIPMPASSLQ, encoded by the exons ATGGACTACCCCGGCCGAAAGCTATC CACCTCCGGAGACTCCTTGTACGAAATTCTGGGTCTTCCGAAGACATCATCGCCGGACGATATCAAGAGGACGTACCGACGG TTAGCCCTCAAATATCACCCTGACAAGAATCCAGACAACCCAGAAGCAGCAGATAAA tttaAGGACATCAACCGGGCGCACTCGATCCTCACGGACCTGACCAAGCGCAACATCTATGACAACTATGGCTCCCTGGGTCTGTACGTGGCTGAGCAGTTTGGCGAGGAAAACGTCAACACCTACTTCGTGCTCACCAGTGGCTGGTGCAAG GCACTGTTTGTGTTCTGCGGGCTGATAACAGGCTGCTacctgtgctgctgcttctgctgctgctgcaacttcTGCTGCGGCAAGTGTCGGCCCAAGCCCCCGGAGGAGGCCGGTGACTACGCCAATTTGCAT GAAGGGCAGAGTGAAGCTGTGAAGCCTAGCAGCACACCCAAG GAGGAATACAGCAGTGAGGAAGGCCAGAGCCCTGTGACCACGCAGCCAATGGCAAGCGCCAAGATGGATGCCCCAGGGTCTGTGCCCCTGGCCATGCCTCCGCCACCGGGTGCGGACAACCCCAGCGAGACAACCAACCTGAGCACTAGCCAGCACAACACCTATATGACACAGCCGCAGGAAGCCACCGCCATTCCCATGCCTGCCAGCAGCCTGCAGTAG
- the Csp gene encoding cysteine string protein isoform X2: MDYPGRKLSTSGDSLYEILGLPKTSSPDDIKRTYRRLALKYHPDKNPDNPEAADKFKDINRAHSILTDLTKRNIYDNYGSLGLYVAEQFGEENVNTYFVLTSGWCKALFVFCGLITGCYLCCCFCCCCNFCCGKCRPKPPEEAGDYANLHSEAVKPSSTPKEEYSSEEGQSPVTTQPMASAKMDAPGSVPLAMPPPPGADNPSETTNLSTSQHNTYMTQPQEATAIPMPASSLQ; the protein is encoded by the exons ATGGACTACCCCGGCCGAAAGCTATC CACCTCCGGAGACTCCTTGTACGAAATTCTGGGTCTTCCGAAGACATCATCGCCGGACGATATCAAGAGGACGTACCGACGG TTAGCCCTCAAATATCACCCTGACAAGAATCCAGACAACCCAGAAGCAGCAGATAAA tttaAGGACATCAACCGGGCGCACTCGATCCTCACGGACCTGACCAAGCGCAACATCTATGACAACTATGGCTCCCTGGGTCTGTACGTGGCTGAGCAGTTTGGCGAGGAAAACGTCAACACCTACTTCGTGCTCACCAGTGGCTGGTGCAAG GCACTGTTTGTGTTCTGCGGGCTGATAACAGGCTGCTacctgtgctgctgcttctgctgctgctgcaacttcTGCTGCGGCAAGTGTCGGCCCAAGCCCCCGGAGGAGGCCGGTGACTACGCCAATTTGCAT AGTGAAGCTGTGAAGCCTAGCAGCACACCCAAG GAGGAATACAGCAGTGAGGAAGGCCAGAGCCCTGTGACCACGCAGCCAATGGCAAGCGCCAAGATGGATGCCCCAGGGTCTGTGCCCCTGGCCATGCCTCCGCCACCGGGTGCGGACAACCCCAGCGAGACAACCAACCTGAGCACTAGCCAGCACAACACCTATATGACACAGCCGCAGGAAGCCACCGCCATTCCCATGCCTGCCAGCAGCCTGCAGTAG